One Synechococcus sp. PROS-9-1 DNA window includes the following coding sequences:
- a CDS encoding SOS response-associated peptidase codes for MCGRFALTADARELPETIRELMGDVHLSRYAPRQLIRPSEPVLGLRREECKTEAALMLWGLIPSWAKDPSAGPRPINARSETVAEKASFRAAWRHRRCLIPATGFFEKNFFVRRLDQRSFWMAGLWERWLGSDGSELDTCTILTTAANSLIQPLHDRMPVLIPDGLEEAWLAVADGHDLRALEPLLMGWDPQGWMVEPIQSGGKEPSPSPFQGSLFDIQ; via the coding sequence ATGTGTGGACGTTTTGCACTCACTGCGGATGCCCGTGAGCTCCCGGAGACGATTCGGGAGCTCATGGGTGATGTGCATCTTTCGCGCTATGCGCCACGGCAACTGATCCGCCCTTCTGAACCCGTGTTGGGATTGCGTCGAGAAGAGTGCAAGACCGAAGCTGCGCTCATGCTTTGGGGGTTGATTCCTTCCTGGGCGAAAGACCCCTCTGCTGGGCCTAGACCCATCAATGCCCGCTCTGAGACCGTCGCCGAGAAAGCGAGTTTTCGAGCAGCCTGGCGCCACCGGCGATGTTTGATTCCAGCGACTGGATTTTTCGAAAAAAACTTCTTTGTACGCCGTCTTGATCAACGTTCCTTTTGGATGGCTGGATTGTGGGAGCGCTGGCTTGGTTCGGATGGGAGTGAACTTGATACCTGCACGATTCTCACCACTGCAGCGAATTCTCTGATTCAGCCGCTGCACGATCGAATGCCTGTGTTGATTCCTGATGGTCTGGAAGAGGCCTGGCTGGCCGTTGCTGATGGGCATGACCTCCGGGCTCTAGAGCCACTCCTGATGGGTTGGGATCCTCAAGGTTGGATGGTGGAACCGATTCAATCGGGCGGGAAAGAACCATCTCCATCTCCTTTCCAGGGTTCGCTATTTGACATCCAGTGA
- a CDS encoding GNAT family N-acetyltransferase, producing the protein MGSLQICELESDQIPIVTDWSRREGFAPGLGDIEIYRHTDRQGLWIAWLDQEPIGCIAGVRYNLDYGFIGLYLVVPHQRGHGYGQQLWRHALDHLADLTCIGLEAAPARILDYEGWGFKSSSLTTRWSCLNKGISEGSRGDLPPGLHVVEGRDVPSEAVQLYDAQREPSPRPHFLADWLGHQSGQVLALLDDSGNCHGFGRIRPCLLRDGEGWRIGPLLADSPGLATYLIRKLQQRHPGMLLIDTPGFNASANELMDALGFKAESETMRMYRGDLPKVALNDVFALACLELG; encoded by the coding sequence ATGGGGTCTCTTCAAATTTGCGAATTGGAGTCAGACCAGATTCCAATCGTGACGGATTGGTCCCGTCGTGAGGGATTTGCCCCAGGCCTTGGGGATATTGAGATTTACCGGCACACGGATCGGCAAGGGTTGTGGATTGCCTGGCTCGATCAGGAGCCGATTGGTTGCATTGCCGGTGTTCGTTACAACCTTGATTATGGATTTATTGGCCTGTATCTCGTTGTTCCGCATCAGAGAGGTCATGGGTATGGACAACAGCTTTGGAGGCATGCTCTCGATCACCTTGCGGATCTCACCTGCATCGGATTGGAGGCAGCCCCAGCTCGAATCTTGGATTATGAGGGATGGGGATTTAAATCATCTTCGTTGACCACCCGTTGGAGCTGCCTTAACAAGGGCATTTCAGAGGGCTCCAGAGGCGATCTCCCACCAGGACTTCATGTTGTGGAGGGCCGCGATGTTCCTTCAGAAGCTGTTCAGCTGTACGACGCTCAGCGAGAGCCAAGTCCTAGGCCCCATTTTCTTGCCGATTGGCTTGGACATCAGTCTGGTCAAGTTCTTGCGCTTCTTGATGACAGCGGCAATTGTCATGGTTTTGGCCGCATTCGTCCATGCCTTTTGCGAGATGGTGAAGGTTGGCGTATCGGCCCTCTCCTCGCCGATTCACCTGGGTTAGCCACCTATCTCATTCGAAAGCTTCAGCAGCGCCACCCAGGAATGTTGTTGATCGATACGCCTGGTTTTAACGCTTCTGCGAATGAGCTTATGGACGCACTGGGTTTTAAGGCTGAGTCGGAAACCATGCGGATGTATCGGGGTGATCTGCCGAAAGTGGCTTTGAACGACGTGTTTGCTCTGGCCTGTTTGGAATTGGGATGA
- a CDS encoding DoxX family protein, with protein MLRSIATKPFLSDFGILILRVITGTLLIHHGYEKLANIENFADAFVRPLHLPFPILLSYIAAFSEVIGSWLLITGFLTRFGALAIMGTISVAIYHAIITAGFNIYLLELLGLYFGAAVAILAMGPGRFAIDELIVRRFSPELERELSGPIDTVVSEGGLA; from the coding sequence ATGCTGAGATCCATTGCGACGAAACCCTTCCTTTCGGATTTCGGGATTTTGATTCTTCGGGTCATTACAGGAACTCTTCTGATCCATCACGGGTATGAGAAGTTAGCCAATATCGAGAATTTCGCAGACGCTTTCGTGCGTCCGCTTCACCTGCCCTTCCCAATTCTTCTCTCTTATATCGCTGCCTTTTCGGAGGTGATTGGTAGTTGGTTGCTGATCACTGGATTTCTGACCCGTTTTGGTGCACTCGCGATCATGGGAACGATCTCAGTGGCCATCTATCACGCCATCATTACTGCTGGATTCAACATCTATTTGTTGGAACTTCTCGGTCTCTACTTCGGTGCAGCCGTGGCGATTCTTGCCATGGGCCCCGGACGTTTTGCTATTGATGAATTAATCGTGCGCCGCTTCAGTCCTGAACTTGAGCGAGAACTGTCTGGTCCGATTGATACGGTTGTATCAGAAGGCGGTCTCGCTTAG
- a CDS encoding nuclear transport factor 2 family protein — translation MDSVRLKALFTKPYGQSAPTESQWRELYDEQVCFQDPTQERQGIEAYIAAQDGLMKRCDDIYLVPGAIVINEEITFIEWEMGLKIKGIEFIYPGVSRLEINADGKVISHRDYFDFIGPTFGPVPVLGGFVRWLYKRFVD, via the coding sequence ATGGATTCTGTTCGTTTAAAAGCACTTTTTACCAAACCCTATGGACAGTCAGCCCCAACGGAGTCTCAATGGAGAGAGTTGTATGACGAGCAGGTTTGCTTTCAGGATCCAACGCAGGAGCGTCAAGGCATTGAGGCTTACATTGCTGCTCAAGATGGGCTGATGAAGCGGTGCGACGATATTTATCTGGTGCCTGGAGCGATTGTCATCAATGAAGAAATTACTTTCATTGAATGGGAAATGGGCTTAAAGATTAAGGGGATTGAATTTATTTACCCTGGTGTTTCTAGGTTAGAGATTAATGCTGATGGAAAGGTTATTAGCCATAGGGATTATTTTGACTTTATTGGTCCTACTTTTGGCCCTGTCCCAGTTCTTGGTGGTTTTGTCAGATGGCTTTACAAGAGGTTTGTGGATTGA
- a CDS encoding chlorophyll a/b-binding protein — translation MSPQNFQYEPLEAFGEGLTTKRPWNQGSLGFVERLNGRVAMLGFMAAIIGELISGHGPAGQVADVIRWYLSL, via the coding sequence TTGTCACCTCAAAATTTCCAGTACGAACCTTTGGAAGCTTTCGGTGAAGGCCTAACGACGAAACGCCCCTGGAATCAAGGATCTCTGGGCTTTGTTGAGCGTCTCAACGGAAGAGTGGCGATGTTGGGCTTTATGGCTGCCATCATTGGAGAATTGATTAGTGGTCATGGACCTGCAGGCCAAGTTGCAGATGTGATCCGCTGGTACTTGTCTCTATAA
- a CDS encoding molecular chaperone DnaJ, whose translation MASSQEAKEGSGFGTGNAGGSKRSRSKKRKPGHSNHGRERQPLGRDPDFEAICARQALGLVLSGRLTEQAVKKVHKALAVQHHPDKGGDPDTMTRLNNARDVLLQPEMSDIAAP comes from the coding sequence ATGGCGAGCAGTCAAGAGGCCAAAGAGGGCTCTGGTTTCGGAACCGGCAACGCTGGCGGTAGTAAGCGCAGCCGAAGTAAAAAGCGCAAGCCTGGTCACTCCAACCATGGTCGCGAGCGTCAGCCCTTGGGCCGCGATCCTGATTTTGAAGCGATTTGCGCGAGGCAGGCCCTGGGATTGGTTCTTTCGGGTCGGTTAACAGAGCAGGCGGTGAAGAAGGTGCACAAGGCTCTCGCTGTGCAGCATCACCCTGATAAAGGTGGCGATCCAGACACGATGACGCGTTTGAACAATGCCCGCGATGTTTTGCTCCAGCCTGAGATGTCAGACATCGCGGCGCCGTGA
- a CDS encoding glutathione S-transferase family protein, whose translation MADLLADAVALSWEQLDALAPDPAERCEGPANAQATLRLFGQSESQVRVTLFRDHHAWCPYCQKVWLWLEFRRVPYRIRKVTMRCYGPKEPWFTAKVPSGMLPALELDGRLFTESDRILEALEHAFGALGAGMHDKRVRRFRDLERLLFRAWCIWLCTPRLNNRQEVQAQEQFQTVARQMEAALMAGGGHWLDPDRPGGAHPGTADLVFVPYVERMNASLAYFKGFALRQEHPGIDRWFNALEQLATYRGTQSDVHTHAHDLPPQMGGCWSNGSPEQQAMAHAVDQGAGLAELETSWSTQIEDDGVMSSQRALERVLRHRSALMARNPLGAAFDQPLRAALTYLMSGNLCQPNTDTAYGLRYLRDRISVPRDMPLQSARLLRKALESTAALDGEAQPAPPAFENRFDQDPRPFLNS comes from the coding sequence ATGGCCGATCTGCTCGCTGACGCTGTTGCCCTGAGCTGGGAGCAGCTGGATGCTTTGGCTCCTGACCCTGCAGAGCGTTGTGAAGGCCCAGCGAATGCCCAAGCCACATTGCGCTTGTTTGGGCAGTCGGAGTCTCAGGTGAGGGTCACCTTGTTTCGTGATCATCACGCTTGGTGCCCGTATTGCCAGAAGGTATGGCTATGGCTGGAGTTTCGTCGAGTCCCCTATCGGATTCGAAAAGTCACCATGCGCTGCTATGGGCCGAAGGAGCCCTGGTTTACCGCCAAGGTGCCGTCAGGAATGCTTCCTGCGCTTGAGTTGGATGGACGGCTGTTCACAGAAAGTGATCGCATCCTTGAAGCGTTAGAGCATGCCTTTGGCGCCTTGGGCGCAGGGATGCATGACAAACGTGTGCGCCGATTCCGCGATCTCGAGCGTCTTTTGTTTCGTGCTTGGTGCATTTGGCTATGCACACCCAGGCTGAACAACAGGCAGGAGGTTCAAGCGCAAGAACAGTTTCAGACGGTGGCACGTCAAATGGAGGCGGCCCTCATGGCGGGAGGTGGCCATTGGCTTGATCCTGATCGTCCGGGTGGAGCTCATCCTGGAACGGCAGACCTGGTGTTCGTGCCTTACGTGGAGCGGATGAATGCCTCCTTGGCTTACTTCAAGGGCTTTGCACTTCGTCAAGAGCATCCAGGCATCGATCGATGGTTCAACGCTTTGGAGCAGCTGGCGACCTATCGCGGTACCCAGAGTGATGTCCATACCCATGCCCACGACTTGCCACCACAAATGGGTGGTTGTTGGAGCAATGGAAGCCCTGAACAGCAAGCGATGGCGCATGCAGTGGATCAAGGTGCTGGCCTCGCTGAACTCGAAACAAGTTGGTCCACGCAGATCGAAGACGATGGTGTGATGTCTTCGCAAAGGGCTCTGGAGAGGGTGTTGCGCCATCGCTCTGCGCTAATGGCACGCAATCCTCTCGGTGCTGCTTTTGATCAGCCCCTGCGGGCTGCATTGACCTATCTCATGTCTGGCAATCTCTGCCAGCCAAATACTGACACTGCTTACGGTCTGCGCTATTTGAGGGATCGAATTTCGGTGCCGCGAGATATGCCTTTGCAGAGTGCTCGACTGTTAAGGAAGGCCCTTGAATCCACAGCAGCTCTTGATGGTGAGGCTCAGCCAGCCCCGCCAGCTTTTGAGAATCGTTTCGATCAAGATCCAAGGCCATTTTTGAACTCGTGA
- a CDS encoding DUF1830 domain-containing protein: MGECCYRNDSSKMVILKCIGESQFFCEKVLMPSEVYFFEAPDDARLEFWLLNGGEPMLHTTAEAREYALLSPHRLGDP, from the coding sequence ATGGGTGAATGTTGCTATCGGAACGATTCCTCAAAAATGGTAATCCTCAAATGTATTGGCGAGAGTCAATTCTTTTGTGAAAAAGTTTTGATGCCGTCTGAGGTGTACTTTTTCGAGGCGCCTGATGATGCTCGGCTTGAATTCTGGTTGCTGAATGGCGGCGAGCCCATGCTGCACACCACGGCCGAGGCTCGGGAGTATGCCCTTCTGAGCCCCCACAGGCTCGGTGATCCTTGA
- a CDS encoding pyridoxamine 5'-phosphate oxidase family protein, translating to MTLGWKVSTEVDPAQPLPPWRPLLFAARKREGRSPGGRWLQLASLSIDGYPRVRTLVFRDWSAAATLDLLTDARSEKCLEIERTPEVELCWLFRKAREQFRLRGTARLIAPTANEGVALDQHWKRLPPSGRSVWAWPSPGDPFDAQGPWPQELSDDSGMPEHLRLLRISLHQVEQLDLKPHPHLRRLWTSARQWQEQRLNP from the coding sequence TTGACCCTTGGCTGGAAAGTGAGCACTGAAGTGGATCCAGCTCAGCCGCTTCCCCCTTGGAGACCTCTGTTGTTTGCGGCGCGTAAGCGGGAAGGCCGGTCACCGGGTGGTCGCTGGTTGCAACTTGCAAGCCTTTCCATTGATGGCTACCCGAGGGTGCGAACGCTCGTTTTCCGCGATTGGAGTGCGGCGGCGACGCTGGATCTGCTCACAGATGCCCGCAGTGAGAAATGCTTAGAGATTGAACGAACACCTGAGGTGGAGTTGTGCTGGTTGTTTCGTAAGGCTCGCGAGCAGTTTCGCCTCCGTGGAACGGCAAGACTGATCGCTCCCACCGCGAATGAGGGTGTGGCTTTGGATCAACACTGGAAGCGTCTCCCACCCTCTGGGCGTTCGGTCTGGGCGTGGCCCTCTCCTGGTGATCCATTTGACGCTCAAGGGCCATGGCCTCAGGAGCTGTCAGACGATTCAGGGATGCCAGAGCACTTGCGCCTGCTTCGGATTTCCTTGCACCAAGTGGAGCAGCTCGATTTAAAGCCACACCCTCATTTGCGGCGGTTGTGGACATCTGCAAGGCAATGGCAAGAACAAAGGCTCAATCCTTGA
- a CDS encoding AhpC/TSA family protein, with product MKAPEALLAYLQQIPGLESGSKRLVLLFTQLGDFDSMEYAQALVPALSRLEHVGIKTLGIAIGDQAGADRFCVFTGFPRSQLRVVSDADLHRSVGLSPGLEVAGGPWPSLLLMCAGIGSPGTLAEVLRGYTGDRSAPPRFDDSSLFRLAGGSGFQRPFELATVRLRNMNEVLTKWGTYVPNNAYITQRGGTFLLDEDDSVLYVHRDQGILGFSETMNQPLSFLDPWLESEH from the coding sequence ATGAAAGCACCAGAAGCCTTACTCGCTTATCTCCAACAAATCCCTGGCCTGGAATCAGGTTCCAAGCGTTTGGTGTTGCTTTTCACTCAGCTTGGTGATTTCGACTCCATGGAATATGCCCAAGCTCTCGTGCCTGCGCTTTCTCGTTTAGAGCATGTAGGAATCAAGACCTTGGGCATCGCGATCGGTGATCAAGCAGGTGCTGATCGTTTTTGCGTTTTTACTGGATTTCCAAGGTCTCAGCTTCGGGTGGTTTCTGATGCGGACCTGCATCGCAGTGTTGGTCTCTCACCCGGGCTTGAGGTTGCTGGCGGTCCGTGGCCATCCCTCTTGCTGATGTGTGCGGGGATTGGCTCGCCAGGCACTCTTGCTGAAGTCCTGAGGGGATATACGGGAGACCGCAGTGCTCCCCCCCGTTTTGATGACTCTTCTCTGTTTCGCCTGGCCGGGGGAAGCGGATTCCAACGTCCGTTCGAGCTGGCCACGGTTCGTCTTCGCAACATGAATGAAGTGTTGACGAAGTGGGGTACCTATGTACCCAACAACGCTTACATCACGCAGCGAGGCGGCACATTTCTGTTGGACGAGGATGATTCCGTTCTCTATGTCCACCGCGACCAGGGCATCTTGGGCTTCTCGGAGACCATGAATCAGCCACTCTCTTTTCTTGACCCTTGGCTGGAAAGTGAGCACTGA
- a CDS encoding NAD(P)-dependent alcohol dehydrogenase, with translation MDIAVWEAECASASLQKVKRVLLEPGADELVLEVLYCGLCHSDLSMIDNSWGVSQYPLVPGHEVVGRVVSIGAGVDSSVIGQIRGLGWISGSCFRCNQCLAGTSNLCPSLEATIVGRQGGFASHVKAHQDWTVVLPKGLDPAVAGPLFCGGITVFAPLLDEQVSPMAHVAVVGIGGLGHMALQFARAWGCEVTALTTDLSKADEARGFGAHNVMLLEELPALPGRFDLVINTVNQPLDWSAVMGSLAPRGRLHQLGAVLQPIQVGAFDLISFRRSITGSPTSSPGSLRKMMEFCVRHAIKPQVEHLPFDQVNQAIERLHRGDVRYRFVLDQTAS, from the coding sequence GTGGATATTGCTGTTTGGGAAGCGGAGTGTGCATCCGCGTCTCTTCAAAAGGTCAAACGAGTCTTGCTTGAGCCTGGTGCTGACGAACTTGTTTTAGAGGTCCTTTACTGCGGTCTTTGCCACAGCGACCTGTCGATGATCGACAACAGCTGGGGGGTTAGCCAGTACCCGCTCGTTCCTGGCCATGAAGTTGTGGGCCGGGTCGTGTCTATTGGAGCTGGCGTGGACTCAAGCGTGATCGGACAGATCCGTGGGTTGGGTTGGATCAGTGGCAGTTGTTTTCGATGCAATCAATGTCTGGCGGGAACCAGCAATCTTTGTCCGTCCCTGGAGGCGACGATCGTGGGCCGCCAGGGCGGGTTTGCCAGCCATGTCAAAGCGCATCAGGATTGGACCGTTGTTCTGCCGAAAGGGTTGGATCCGGCTGTGGCAGGACCTTTGTTCTGCGGTGGAATCACAGTTTTCGCGCCTCTCCTGGATGAGCAGGTATCGCCGATGGCCCATGTGGCGGTTGTAGGGATCGGTGGACTAGGTCATATGGCGCTGCAGTTCGCTAGAGCCTGGGGCTGTGAGGTGACCGCGCTCACCACGGACCTCAGCAAAGCTGATGAGGCGAGGGGCTTTGGGGCCCACAACGTGATGCTCTTGGAAGAGCTACCCGCATTGCCGGGACGTTTTGATCTTGTGATTAACACCGTGAATCAACCGCTCGACTGGTCTGCCGTGATGGGATCTCTGGCCCCAAGGGGTCGATTGCATCAGCTGGGAGCCGTCTTGCAGCCCATACAAGTTGGTGCTTTCGATTTGATTTCCTTTCGTCGGTCGATCACGGGTAGTCCCACGTCCTCACCAGGGAGTCTTCGGAAAATGATGGAATTCTGCGTGAGGCACGCCATCAAACCCCAGGTGGAGCATCTTCCGTTCGATCAGGTCAATCAAGCGATTGAGCGCTTGCATCGTGGTGATGTGCGCTATCGCTTCGTGCTCGATCAGACGGCCTCATAG
- a CDS encoding DUF1651 domain-containing protein, producing the protein MPHQNWIQDPNSTDTKRFHPDERSWSRDPHVFVDSGRPLSGDSPLLKTRVHLSQQTADQLWRELVRVGWRPCSPQWSSDSDI; encoded by the coding sequence ATGCCACACCAAAACTGGATCCAGGATCCCAACTCCACTGACACGAAACGCTTCCACCCCGACGAAAGGAGTTGGAGCCGTGATCCACACGTCTTCGTGGATTCAGGGCGACCTCTTTCAGGTGACTCTCCCCTGTTGAAAACGCGTGTCCATTTGAGCCAGCAAACGGCTGATCAACTTTGGCGAGAGCTCGTACGCGTTGGCTGGAGGCCCTGCAGCCCACAGTGGAGCTCAGACTCAGACATCTGA
- a CDS encoding cupin domain-containing protein has translation MISVTSPCPESTILALGLRDWPIWGCEISTFPWTYDQRETCLILEGKVTVTPDGGVPVRFGAGDLVVFPKGMSCTWEVHQFVRKHYQFG, from the coding sequence ATGATCAGCGTCACATCGCCTTGTCCCGAGAGCACGATCCTGGCGCTGGGGTTACGTGATTGGCCGATTTGGGGCTGTGAGATCAGTACATTCCCCTGGACCTATGACCAGCGCGAAACCTGCTTGATCCTGGAGGGGAAGGTGACGGTGACTCCGGATGGCGGCGTGCCCGTCCGCTTTGGGGCGGGAGATCTTGTTGTGTTTCCGAAGGGGATGAGCTGCACCTGGGAGGTCCACCAATTTGTCCGCAAGCATTACCAATTCGGCTAG
- a CDS encoding Rieske 2Fe-2S domain-containing protein, producing the protein MPPSWSDQWWPVAYTRDLDPTRPQRFTLLEQDLVLWWDAPGESWRAFKDVCPHRLVPLSEGRINESGQLECPYHGWSFDGQGTCKAIPQMGEGARSESQRTKCGSLPTAIGQGLLFVWSGTASAADPASLPLVPVLQEQGDGWADGWIVQDTFRDLPMDALTLLENVLDVSHVPFTHHRTVGKRENASPLEAVITREDSQGFEAFWQEGPRKGKLGSQDTHFRAPQLMWHDLTAKGFARILTVVYAVPISRGKCRLFARFPFQFKAAAPRLLVGLRPRWLQHIGNHKVLEDDQVFLHWQERVFETAGGSAAAEQAFTLPTSADVYVKALHRWVNRQGGGPFAGRPLPPRQDVEVLMDRYHSHTKHCRSCSGALRRIRSLRPWLWGLLWLSAVLIGAAQLSWLFWLGIGLAALSGLSLRQTSRWQRGLLVGDGQAPRNQRI; encoded by the coding sequence ATGCCCCCCAGCTGGAGTGATCAGTGGTGGCCCGTTGCCTATACGCGCGATCTTGACCCAACCCGTCCCCAGCGATTCACCCTTCTTGAACAAGACCTGGTGTTGTGGTGGGATGCTCCGGGCGAAAGCTGGAGGGCCTTTAAAGATGTGTGCCCTCATCGACTTGTGCCTCTCAGTGAAGGCCGTATCAACGAGTCCGGTCAATTGGAATGTCCTTATCACGGTTGGAGTTTTGATGGACAAGGCACGTGTAAAGCGATTCCTCAAATGGGGGAAGGCGCTCGCTCTGAATCCCAGCGAACAAAATGCGGGAGCTTGCCCACTGCAATAGGCCAGGGCTTGTTGTTTGTCTGGAGCGGCACGGCTTCAGCTGCTGACCCTGCATCGCTTCCTTTGGTTCCCGTTTTGCAGGAGCAGGGAGACGGCTGGGCGGATGGCTGGATTGTGCAGGACACCTTCCGCGATTTGCCGATGGATGCTCTCACCCTCCTTGAAAATGTCTTGGATGTGAGTCATGTCCCTTTCACGCATCACCGCACCGTCGGCAAAAGGGAAAATGCGTCTCCATTGGAAGCGGTAATCACCCGCGAGGATTCGCAAGGGTTTGAAGCGTTTTGGCAGGAAGGCCCTCGAAAAGGAAAGCTCGGTTCACAGGACACTCACTTTCGAGCTCCCCAACTGATGTGGCATGACCTCACGGCTAAGGGGTTTGCGCGCATTTTGACGGTGGTTTATGCCGTACCGATCAGCCGAGGAAAATGTCGTTTGTTTGCTCGGTTTCCTTTTCAGTTCAAGGCAGCTGCTCCTCGTCTCTTGGTGGGACTGCGACCTCGCTGGTTGCAGCACATCGGCAATCACAAGGTTCTGGAAGACGATCAGGTGTTCCTGCACTGGCAAGAACGGGTCTTTGAAACCGCTGGAGGTAGTGCTGCTGCTGAACAGGCCTTTACCCTCCCCACATCAGCCGATGTGTACGTCAAGGCGCTGCATCGTTGGGTCAACCGCCAAGGAGGTGGACCTTTTGCAGGCCGACCGCTGCCACCGCGGCAGGATGTAGAGGTCTTAATGGACCGATATCACAGTCATACAAAGCATTGTCGCAGCTGTTCGGGTGCTCTGCGCCGCATTCGCTCGCTACGGCCTTGGCTCTGGGGCTTGCTGTGGTTGTCTGCTGTATTGATCGGAGCGGCTCAGTTGAGTTGGCTGTTTTGGTTGGGTATAGGTCTCGCTGCATTGAGCGGTCTTTCTCTCCGACAAACGTCGCGTTGGCAACGTGGATTGCTCGTTGGGGATGGTCAGGCGCCCCGCAATCAGCGAATCTGA
- a CDS encoding DUF1499 domain-containing protein yields MVLTVFSILLALFHFVGPMPTDLGIHQGQLSSCESPAHCARLEWERNDPIGSLKELAEVIKQTPRSEIIEQQADYLHATASSQIFGFVDDLELYADTERSVLQARSVSRLGESDLGVNEQRLRSLQAALSNQE; encoded by the coding sequence ATGGTTTTGACCGTTTTTTCAATCCTTCTGGCTCTGTTTCATTTCGTCGGGCCGATGCCCACCGATCTGGGCATCCATCAAGGTCAACTGAGTTCATGCGAATCACCCGCACATTGCGCCCGACTCGAGTGGGAGCGAAACGACCCGATCGGGAGCCTGAAGGAACTCGCCGAAGTCATCAAACAAACCCCGCGATCCGAGATCATCGAACAGCAAGCGGACTATCTCCATGCCACGGCAAGCAGTCAGATTTTCGGCTTCGTTGACGATCTAGAGCTCTACGCCGATACGGAACGATCTGTTCTCCAGGCACGCTCAGTTTCAAGACTTGGAGAGTCAGATCTTGGTGTCAACGAACAACGTCTTCGAAGCTTGCAGGCTGCCTTGTCCAATCAAGAGTGA
- a CDS encoding FAD/NAD(P)-binding protein — MTLFADSQHSDVDLAVIGAGLAGTGLAASLRQRGYDGTILLLEAGRGPGGRAASRRRRDDLLWRLDHGAPCFSFSQPPQGCLAELWNSLLEQGVVQSDRGLVVGLSETGCLVDPPDHPLLQGPRFRGVPTMASVPEALLQLAGSKTQGAFGERISSLRRENGWWCLSGQLRARSLVVTGNLLAHPRSLAMLGWRDVPLRSAVPLNVDPSLDAALEQIAEMRATVRWNLMLEFPRCADHLPRQIWLTSEAQEKFGIERIVLHRQQDQRLGLVVHGLDDGSPITPASQPGLLVEQELRQRRALTELLLPWPELAQALPLARSLGVMRWGASQPLDYPLPTSLQWCESSAVGFCGDWIDGPGFGMAEGALQSAVDLAAQLI; from the coding sequence ATGACCCTATTTGCTGATTCCCAGCACTCAGACGTTGATCTTGCTGTGATTGGAGCTGGTCTTGCCGGCACTGGTCTTGCTGCTTCGCTTCGCCAACGTGGTTATGACGGCACAATTCTGCTGTTAGAGGCTGGTCGTGGTCCGGGCGGTCGAGCGGCTTCGCGGCGACGACGTGATGATTTGCTCTGGCGGCTCGACCATGGAGCACCTTGTTTCAGCTTCAGCCAACCACCGCAGGGTTGTCTCGCTGAATTGTGGAATTCTCTTCTTGAGCAGGGGGTTGTCCAGTCCGACCGAGGACTTGTTGTTGGGCTAAGTGAGACGGGTTGCCTTGTTGACCCGCCGGATCATCCACTGCTCCAGGGTCCACGTTTTCGTGGTGTGCCAACCATGGCATCCGTGCCGGAGGCTTTGCTGCAGCTTGCAGGTTCAAAAACGCAAGGGGCGTTTGGAGAACGAATCAGTAGCTTGCGCAGGGAAAATGGATGGTGGTGTCTGTCCGGTCAGCTCCGAGCACGATCTTTAGTGGTGACTGGCAATCTTCTGGCCCATCCCCGCTCCCTGGCGATGTTGGGTTGGCGCGATGTTCCTTTGCGTTCGGCAGTTCCATTGAATGTGGATCCCTCCTTGGACGCTGCACTCGAGCAAATTGCTGAGATGCGTGCAACGGTGCGCTGGAATTTGATGCTCGAATTCCCTCGCTGTGCCGACCATCTGCCGAGGCAAATTTGGTTGACATCTGAAGCCCAAGAAAAATTTGGCATCGAACGGATTGTTCTCCATCGTCAGCAGGATCAAAGGCTGGGCTTAGTGGTCCATGGATTAGACGACGGATCCCCGATCACGCCAGCCAGTCAGCCAGGTTTGTTGGTGGAGCAGGAATTACGTCAACGAAGGGCTCTGACTGAACTGTTGCTGCCTTGGCCAGAGTTGGCTCAGGCACTTCCCCTGGCCCGTTCCTTAGGGGTCATGCGCTGGGGCGCGTCACAGCCCCTGGATTACCCCCTCCCCACGTCCCTGCAATGGTGCGAGTCCAGCGCTGTTGGCTTTTGTGGGGATTGGATCGACGGCCCAGGTTTTGGCATGGCTGAAGGTGCTCTTCAAAGTGCGGTTGATCTCGCCGCCCAACTGATTTGA